A single genomic interval of Verrucomicrobiota bacterium harbors:
- a CDS encoding glycosyl hydrolase family 28-related protein → MVNTRLKTYLGLALAFGSLFAPTTAQAEESYAWIADLTYPSEDLVPVVSFDVTAAPYHADRLGKKDSTAAFQEALSDANQRGGTVFAPAGRYRIDGNLEIPAGVTLRGDFRKPTSDNIAVFGTVLLAFAGRGDADGKAFISVKEGGLRDLSILYPEQTITNIVPYPTTVDLGGNSAIKNVNLLNAYRGIVTGSFSTVINVYGSPLDVGIVMLRAAAVPRCNGVRFAPHYWASSGLPGAPELEALTRALADRDAHAIQLNRQDAGIFIDINIANYPTAVKVMPPHGWTYWHDVYILNADVGFHFTGGSNHRVNITGSRIFARRAGILMSMDKSDWDPRWARYSKSGKEYGLARDSAELRLFDCEFRGSGNSIRLDGTFRQKVDVQNCLFESWGSGQYAIDAIDANVDVFDSVFSQSRQQVRVDGRASQLNLFGNQFAGKPDLDVSSGVTAQIDHESKSDRGQELIPLQPVPNTLPSRVGTDSLYIVTEQPFNAPNDGKSDAAAAIQKALDTAGRDGGGTVYLPQGHYLITSHLRVPSGVELRGVNDFMPRGKQVRTMLVADIPGDVGKPDNPPLISLESSEIRGGSGVSGVTFWYPNQDYREIRPYPWTVRSLGPQCWVRRIYMGNCYNGIDFASHNSDRHVLSRVNGSALNIGIMVGQTPTIGWIDNCHIRPQDWALSTQKGLTLEFPGENKPDKKAIFRGTPYSLIPNMRGNGAITIGSGANEQITGYFTNGSTRAFDFVDHKGTGGGNANILIGGSEAGWGAWIQSLGDRGVTFVNFSINPMTRLPYVSPEDIPEGNLPKGMVMRIDPSVPQSTPINMTISKFYGRDEVELGFDVSGGTLAFKQMEQVHDYGRAAVEINGGIFTKRNISIGEELNESSEFND, encoded by the coding sequence ATGGTTAATACCAGATTAAAGACCTATCTCGGTCTAGCATTGGCTTTTGGCAGTCTCTTTGCTCCCACAACTGCGCAAGCAGAGGAATCCTATGCATGGATCGCCGATCTGACCTATCCGAGCGAAGATTTGGTGCCTGTAGTTTCCTTCGACGTAACAGCTGCTCCCTACCACGCGGATCGATTGGGCAAAAAGGACTCCACGGCTGCCTTTCAGGAGGCTTTGTCGGACGCGAATCAACGGGGTGGAACGGTTTTCGCACCGGCTGGCCGGTACCGAATTGATGGAAACCTTGAAATACCGGCTGGAGTCACTCTTCGGGGGGACTTTCGGAAGCCAACTTCGGACAACATTGCTGTTTTCGGAACGGTTCTGTTGGCTTTTGCCGGCCGGGGAGATGCCGATGGAAAGGCATTTATTAGCGTGAAGGAAGGTGGACTCCGTGATCTGAGTATTCTCTACCCGGAGCAGACGATCACCAACATTGTTCCGTATCCGACCACAGTTGACTTGGGCGGTAATTCCGCGATCAAGAATGTCAACCTTTTGAACGCTTACCGCGGTATTGTGACGGGTTCCTTTTCGACCGTAATCAATGTTTATGGTTCACCATTGGATGTCGGGATCGTTATGCTGCGGGCTGCCGCGGTTCCCCGGTGCAATGGTGTAAGGTTTGCACCCCATTACTGGGCTTCCTCGGGACTTCCAGGAGCGCCGGAATTGGAGGCACTGACAAGAGCTTTGGCAGACCGTGACGCGCATGCGATTCAGTTGAACCGACAGGATGCAGGAATCTTTATCGATATAAACATCGCCAACTACCCAACTGCAGTCAAAGTCATGCCCCCGCACGGATGGACCTACTGGCACGACGTCTATATTCTCAACGCAGACGTTGGCTTTCATTTCACTGGTGGCTCCAATCATCGAGTGAATATTACAGGGAGCCGGATTTTTGCCCGACGCGCCGGTATTTTGATGTCGATGGACAAGTCGGATTGGGATCCTCGATGGGCCCGATACAGCAAGAGCGGAAAAGAGTATGGACTGGCAAGAGACTCAGCCGAACTACGTCTTTTTGATTGTGAGTTTAGAGGCAGCGGGAACAGCATTCGCCTAGATGGAACCTTTCGACAAAAAGTCGACGTGCAGAATTGCCTCTTTGAATCGTGGGGGAGCGGGCAGTATGCGATCGATGCGATTGATGCAAATGTAGACGTTTTTGACTCGGTTTTCAGTCAAAGTAGACAGCAGGTCCGCGTAGACGGAAGGGCGAGTCAGCTGAATCTATTCGGCAATCAATTTGCCGGAAAGCCTGATCTAGACGTGAGCTCGGGTGTGACCGCACAGATCGATCATGAGAGCAAATCAGATCGCGGCCAGGAGTTGATTCCTCTGCAGCCGGTGCCAAACACGCTGCCCTCGCGAGTCGGAACCGATTCCCTTTACATCGTGACAGAGCAGCCGTTCAACGCTCCCAACGATGGGAAATCCGATGCTGCTGCCGCGATTCAGAAGGCACTTGATACAGCGGGCCGGGATGGCGGCGGAACGGTATATCTTCCGCAGGGTCATTACCTAATAACCAGCCATCTAAGAGTTCCTTCAGGTGTTGAATTGAGGGGTGTCAATGACTTCATGCCTCGCGGGAAACAGGTTCGGACTATGCTGGTTGCCGATATACCCGGTGATGTAGGTAAACCGGATAATCCTCCTTTGATAAGTCTTGAGTCATCGGAGATCCGCGGCGGATCGGGAGTCAGCGGGGTAACCTTCTGGTATCCGAACCAAGACTACAGGGAGATTAGACCTTATCCGTGGACCGTCCGGAGTTTAGGACCTCAATGCTGGGTTCGCCGGATTTACATGGGAAACTGCTACAACGGAATTGATTTTGCCTCCCACAACAGTGACCGACATGTGCTTTCGAGAGTGAATGGATCCGCTCTTAATATTGGGATAATGGTGGGGCAAACTCCAACGATCGGTTGGATCGACAACTGCCACATCCGCCCGCAGGACTGGGCTCTGAGCACGCAGAAAGGACTGACCTTGGAGTTCCCCGGGGAGAACAAACCGGACAAGAAAGCGATCTTTCGCGGGACGCCTTACAGTTTGATCCCGAACATGCGCGGAAACGGTGCAATCACGATAGGGAGTGGGGCCAACGAACAGATCACGGGTTATTTCACCAATGGAAGCACGCGCGCCTTCGATTTTGTCGACCACAAGGGAACCGGCGGTGGTAATGCCAACATTCTGATTGGCGGAAGTGAAGCTGGATGGGGTGCTTGGATTCAATCCTTGGGTGATCGAGGCGTGACTTTTGTGAACTTCAGCATCAATCCCATGACTCGGCTTCCCTACGTTTCTCCCGAAGACATACCTGAGGGCAATTTACCGAA
- a CDS encoding sulfatase-like hydrolase/transferase has protein sequence MLPFLLFLGIFLTSTASSADRPNIVLIYLDDWAWNGTPVKMNDSMENSAMPILEMPNLERLAEDGMKFTNAYGSHQCAPARVSVQTGQSVPRHGLTLVLGRTKHDYYDMRPQYLRMPVIPTVAEPSLKADAVTIPKALAPLGYVSAHVGKWHMYSDPGDAGYVLHDGDTTNTPGNTVGKARTMPDDLTDPKLMFSMTDKAIGFMEEQVEAGNPFYLQISHYAMHEGRESTQQAREKYVNHPTVLEFYEEKGTSPDELSRKSDPANWFAMGDDLDRAIGMVLEAISDLGIEENTYVILVSDNGYRHKELLLTEGKVQPLHGSKWWLWEGGIRVPMIVKGPGIEPGSVFSANVINYDFLPTFFEWAGGDPDELEDIDGVSLARFLAGEKPDAAFYNRPLFFHLPHYRSEIPHSAIIAGNAKVMHFYERPDVPMLFNLREDPGESVNVARKYPETHQRLFDQMMVYLEEVGARFPKENPNYDPQEYQQMDKYDTFMAWGPFVEERPPAYDEK, from the coding sequence ATGTTACCATTTCTGCTCTTTCTAGGGATATTCCTCACTTCAACGGCTTCCAGTGCGGATCGCCCGAATATTGTCCTGATCTATCTGGATGATTGGGCTTGGAACGGGACGCCTGTGAAAATGAATGATTCCATGGAAAACTCTGCCATGCCCATTTTGGAAATGCCGAACCTTGAAAGGCTTGCAGAGGACGGAATGAAATTTACCAACGCTTACGGTTCACACCAGTGTGCTCCGGCACGGGTGTCGGTGCAGACTGGGCAGTCTGTTCCACGGCATGGCTTAACGCTGGTTCTAGGAAGGACTAAGCATGATTATTACGATATGCGGCCACAATATCTTCGGATGCCAGTGATTCCTACAGTCGCAGAGCCATCGCTGAAGGCCGATGCAGTCACCATTCCGAAAGCACTCGCTCCCCTTGGGTATGTAAGTGCCCATGTGGGAAAGTGGCACATGTATAGCGATCCCGGTGATGCGGGTTATGTGTTGCATGACGGAGATACGACCAACACACCCGGAAATACTGTCGGCAAGGCCAGAACTATGCCTGACGATTTAACGGATCCAAAGTTAATGTTCAGTATGACTGATAAGGCTATCGGCTTCATGGAAGAGCAGGTAGAAGCTGGGAATCCGTTTTATTTGCAGATCTCTCACTACGCGATGCATGAGGGGAGGGAATCCACCCAGCAGGCCCGGGAGAAATACGTGAACCATCCGACCGTCTTAGAATTCTATGAGGAGAAGGGAACTTCGCCCGACGAACTGAGCCGAAAAAGTGATCCGGCCAATTGGTTTGCTATGGGAGATGATCTCGACCGTGCAATTGGCATGGTATTGGAGGCGATTTCCGACCTCGGGATCGAAGAGAATACCTATGTGATCCTCGTCTCTGATAATGGCTATCGCCACAAGGAGTTACTTTTGACTGAGGGGAAAGTTCAACCCCTGCACGGGAGTAAGTGGTGGCTCTGGGAAGGAGGTATTCGGGTGCCGATGATTGTCAAAGGACCTGGGATCGAGCCGGGTTCGGTCTTCTCTGCTAATGTGATCAACTACGATTTTCTTCCGACTTTTTTTGAATGGGCTGGTGGCGATCCTGATGAGCTTGAAGACATTGATGGAGTCAGCTTGGCTCGGTTTTTGGCTGGGGAGAAACCCGACGCTGCTTTTTATAACCGTCCACTTTTCTTCCATCTTCCTCACTATCGGTCGGAGATTCCTCATTCTGCAATCATCGCTGGGAACGCAAAGGTCATGCATTTCTACGAACGCCCCGATGTTCCAATGCTCTTCAATCTGAGAGAGGATCCAGGAGAATCCGTCAACGTCGCGAGGAAATATCCTGAAACACATCAAAGGCTTTTTGACCAGATGATGGTGTACCTTGAAGAGGTGGGCGCTCGGTTTCCGAAGGAGAATCCCAATTACGATCCGCAAGAGTACCAGCAGATGGACAAATACGATACGTTTATGGCGTGGGGGCCTTTTGTGGAGGAGCGCCCTCCGGCTTACGATGAGAAATAG